Within the Candidatus Babeliaceae bacterium genome, the region CAATACATTACGCACGCTGCCTGTACAATTTTCAGCTACGCTCAACAATATGCAAAAACTCGATCTTAGCCATAATGAACTTGCAGCATCATGCTTAGAAAATATACACGACTTACCACAGGTAATACATATCGATATCAGCAATAATAGAATTGACTATATCCCAGAAAAATTTGGCCATAATTGCCCAAAACTCCAAGAACTCAAATTACATAACAATACAATAGCAACTATCGCTCCAAAGTGGCTCAAAACGTGCAAAAAAGTAAACACGCTAGCCCTCAATAACAACCACTTAGAAAGTATACCGTATTATTTTTTGCAACAACTGCCAGAACTTACTGATCTTGATCTTTCACATAATAGACTTTCAGAGTTTCCGCACAAAGAGCTGCCATATGCAACAGCTCTTTACAATCTCAACCTTGAAAATAATGCACTGTCGACAAAAACCATAGAAGAAATACAAGCAGTGGCAGGCACAAAAGTTATCTTAACTATTTAATAACAAAGTTAATAATTTTATCGGTAACATAAATAACTTTAACAATCGTTTTATCCTGCAACCATTGAGCAATTTCTTGTCGGGCCAACGGCTCAACGACCAACTGTGATTGTCCCACCGAAAGATTAATACTTGCGCGTAATTTGCCGTTAACCTGAACCGCTATAGTTACCTGAGACGTTTGAACAAAATCAGGATTATACGTAGGCCACGTACATGTATCAAGCTGCTTATGTAATATTTTTTCTAAGAGTTCACTCGCGATATGGGGTGCCATAGTAGATAACAACACTAAAACTGATTCCATGCTTTCTTTATTTAAACGCATATCTTTCTCAAGAACATCATTTAAAAACTCCATAAATGCAGGTATAGCAGTATTCGGCTTAAATGCATCCAAACGCTCCTGAACTTGCTTAATCAAGACATGAACACGCCGCGTTACTTCTTCGGTTTCTTGTTCAACCAAAGTTTTTGGCTGCACCATATGCGCCCACAATCTATTCAGAAAGCGCTTAATCCCCTCCAAGCCATTATCCTGCCATTCGCAGTCTAATTCTGGTGGCCCCATGAAAAGAATATACATACGCAGCACATCAGAACCGTATCGTTCAACAATATCATCAGGGTTTACTACGTTGCCTTTTGATTTTGACATTTTCTCTACAAGCCCAGATTTTTCTGAATATTTACAGACCATACCCTGATTAAACAAATGACTAAATGGCTCATCAAAAGATAAATAACCTGCGTTATACAAAAATTTTACATAAAAACGCGCGTATAAAAGATGCAAAATAGCATGCTCTATCCCACCGACATATAAATCAACGGGCAGCCAATAATTCATGTCTTTTTGACTAAATGGTTCGTCTTGTAAATCTGGATTTGGATAACGTAAAAAGTACCAACATGATCCTGCCCACTGCGGCATAGTATTTGTTTCTCTTTTTGCAGGACCCTTGCACGTTGGACATACGGTATTAACCCATTCGCTTATGCCCGCAAGAGGAGATTCGCCCGTTCCTGTTGGTTGATATTTTTCAACAATCGGCAACTTCACCGGAAGTTCACGTTCCGGCACGGGCACAATGCCACACTTATTACAATGAATAAGTGGTATCGGCTCGCCCCAATAACGTTGACGAGAAAAAACCCAATCACGCAATTTATAGGTGACTTTTTTTTCTGCAAGACCCTTTTCTACGCAATAATCAGCAATTTGTTGCCGTACCTGTGCGGCAACTTTACCAGTAAATGGTGCCGGCTCAATTAAGATGCCATGCTGCGTATCGGTATAACATACTTCAAAACGTTCAACTTTTTTGCGTTCTTCAGCGTCGGTAGGAAATAAAACGGCTTTTAATCGAATATTGTATTTTTTTGCGAATCTAA harbors:
- the leuS gene encoding leucine--tRNA ligase, with amino-acid sequence MIYHFTPIEKKWQERWAKNPPAKTKPTGDGKKFYCLDMFPYPSGSGLHVGHWRGYVLSDVYARIKWLQGYNILHPMGWDAFGLPAENDAIKKGIQPQISTERNIAAFKKQLEQVAALYDWSKELNTTDPDYYKWTQWIFVQMFKAGLAYESFVPINWCPSCLTGLANEEVVSNACERCGTHVEQKNVRQWVLKITEYAEQLLDGLNKLEWPEKVKAMQRNWIGKSEGLVFTAPVKDSDLVIQTYSTHFEAFSADTFVVIAPDHALLPKLLEGVDNKAEILDTCAKIIEARANNPEKLVQDPLGVFTGKYIVDPVGNGELPIWVASFVLADYGTGIVKCSAHDERDFRFAKKYNIRLKAVLFPTDAEERKKVERFEVCYTDTQHGILIEPAPFTGKVAAQVRQQIADYCVEKGLAEKKVTYKLRDWVFSRQRYWGEPIPLIHCNKCGIVPVPERELPVKLPIVEKYQPTGTGESPLAGISEWVNTVCPTCKGPAKRETNTMPQWAGSCWYFLRYPNPDLQDEPFSQKDMNYWLPVDLYVGGIEHAILHLLYARFYVKFLYNAGYLSFDEPFSHLFNQGMVCKYSEKSGLVEKMSKSKGNVVNPDDIVERYGSDVLRMYILFMGPPELDCEWQDNGLEGIKRFLNRLWAHMVQPKTLVEQETEEVTRRVHVLIKQVQERLDAFKPNTAIPAFMEFLNDVLEKDMRLNKESMESVLVLLSTMAPHIASELLEKILHKQLDTCTWPTYNPDFVQTSQVTIAVQVNGKLRASINLSVGQSQLVVEPLARQEIAQWLQDKTIVKVIYVTDKIINFVIK